One Canis lupus dingo isolate Sandy chromosome 3, ASM325472v2, whole genome shotgun sequence DNA window includes the following coding sequences:
- the MKRN3 gene encoding LOW QUALITY PROTEIN: probable E3 ubiquitin-protein ligase makorin-3 (The sequence of the model RefSeq protein was modified relative to this genomic sequence to represent the inferred CDS: inserted 1 base in 1 codon), which translates to MEEPAAPTEASEASGAPAGAEVAGEGAPGPSLHMRPVFRQFAAAGPAPLRASRRRPAQASGGGAGPSRLQGRSSGSWTKQVTCRYFLHGLCKEGENCRYSHDLSGRLQAGESPGSPPGASADPSPSTAAHIETLPQEVAEASSVAFACSLPAIGLAAEGGFFEAERDNAGLEAAGGAGVEGWENAIEFVPGQPYRGRMIPSVPRASVQSPVTEREQIAVGSGQQLCRDAAMGQCFRGESCMYVHGEICDMCGLQVLHPVDAAQRADHIKACIEAHEKDMELSFAVQRSMDKVCGICMEVVYEKANPSDCRFGILSNCTHTYCLRCIRRWRTDKQFGNRIVKSCPQCRVTSNFVIPSEFWVEEEEEKQKLIQQYKEAMSNKTCRYFAGGRGFCPFGDNCFYKHADPEGLGEDPQRLSAEASGAHCGQFSEPTQVREGEMPFKSSKKELVMLRLANLLFKCFISLGNDEIXFSKDQWDLLHYELEKNISV; encoded by the exons ATGGAAGAGCCTGCAGCTCCCACTGAAGCCTCTGAGGCATCTGGGGCACCTGCGGGGGCCGAGGTGGCAGGGGAGGGTGCACCTGGGCCTTCACTCCACATGCGCCCGGTCTTCCGGCAATTTGCGGCTGCAGGCCCGGCCCCCCTCCGTGCGTCACGTCGGAGGCCTGCCCaggcctctgggggaggggcggggcccagTCGCTTGCAGGGCCGGAGCAGCGGCAGCTGGACAAAGCAAGTCACCTGCAGGTATTTTCTGCATGGGCTTTGCAAGGAGGGGGAGAACTGTCGTTATTCCCATGACCTCTCGGGCCGGCTGCAGGCTGGGGAGAGCCCTGGCTCACCGCCTGGGGCCTCCGCAGACCCAAGCCCTAGCACGGCTGCGCATATTGAGACCTTGCCTCAGGAAGTGGCTGAAGCCTCCTCTGTTGCGTTCGCCTGCTCCTTGCCTGCGATTGGCTTAGCTGCTGAAGGGGGTTTCTTTGAAGCTGAGAGAGACAATGCAGGCCTTGAAGCTGCCGGAGGAGCTGGTGTGGAAGGTTGGGAGAATGCCATTGAGTTTGTTCCTGGGCAACCCTACCGGGGCCGCATGATCCCTTCTGTTCCCAGGGCTTCTGTGCAGAGCCCAGTGACTGAGAGGGAACAGATTGCAGTGGGCAGTGGGCAGCAGCTTTGCCGAGATGCGGCTATGGGGCAGTGCTTTCGTGGGGAGAGCTGTATGTATGTCCATGGAGAGATATGTGATATGTGTGGGCTTCAGGTCTTGCACCCTGTGGATGCTGCACAGAGGGCAGACCATATAAAGGCTTGCATTGAAGCACACGAGAAGGATATGGAGCTCTCGTTTGCAGTTCAGCGAAGTATGGACAAAGTGTGTGGCATCTGCATGGAGGTTGTCTATGAGAAAGCCAACCCCAGTGACTGCCGCTTTGGCATCCTCTCCAACTGCACCCACACCTACTGTCTTAGGTGTATCCGCAGGTGGAGGACTGACAAGCAGTTTGGCAACAGGATCGTCAAGTCCTGTCCACAGTGCAGGGTCACCTCCAACTTTGTGATTCCCAGTGAGTtctgggtggaggaggaggaagagaagcagaaacttATTCAGCAATACAAGGAGGCAATGAGCAACAAGACTTGCAGGTATTTCGCAGGAGGCAGGGGTTTCTGCCCATTTGGAGATAACTGTTTTTACAAGCATGCAGACCCAGAGGGCCTGGGAGAGGATCCTCAGAGGCTGAGTGCTGAGGCATCCGGTGCTCACTGCGGTCAATTTTCGGAGCCTACTCAGGTGCGAGAGGGTGAGATGCCctttaaaagcagtaaaaaagaGCTTGTCATGCTTCGGCTGGCCAATCTGTTgtttaagtgttttatttcacTGGGAAATGATGAGA TCTTTTCAAAGGACCAGTGGGACTTGCTTCATTAtgagctggaaaaaaatatttcagtttga